From the genome of Triticum aestivum cultivar Chinese Spring chromosome 1A, IWGSC CS RefSeq v2.1, whole genome shotgun sequence:
tttttcatatttttttaattCATATACATTTTTTTCAATGCTTTTTTGTGAAGGAAAGGAGTGACTATACACGGTGtgctgttttctattttgtttttccctttttaaGTCTCTGGAATGTGGGTCCAGACTCAACATCTTTCTAGAGGCTACCCAACGGCACTGTTCGAATTGATACACAGAGAGAAAACGGGGGAGGAAGGAAGCCGCATCACGGGGCGGCGACATCGAAGGTTTCCGCGGCGGAACTCGCCGGTGATGAGATGCTCGGCGACGCCTGCGAGGAGATGCTCGGCGATCCGAGCGCCCCTCCAGAGTCCTCGCGCCCTGCTGATGAGGTGAACTACCAAAAGTAGACAATTGATGTTCTACATTTTCCATAAGAAAATTTGGGAGTGTTTCCTTTTACTAGTTACAAGTAGAAATATGTGAACGGATTAACCATCCTCACTAGTTAGAAGTATATTTTTCCTGCTTTTTTATTGGTGCGAATCACGAAACTGAGGGGAGCGTATTAGTGCTTTTGTTTTAGCTCGACCTCGTATTTTTTCAAAGGTAACTATTTTTGAATTCTGCTGTGATGTACTCGTACTTTGTTGTTACTGATGTCTGCTCAGTTGTCTGCTTGCACCGAGCATTgccaatgcttgtttgaatttttCTAAGGCATTCGGCATACTGAGATAATTGATTTTGTTGGGCCAGTGTGGTATTATACATCAGGCTGCGCCAGTGTGGGGTTATACGTATTACGTAATACTATTTTACTCTAAAAATGTCTTTGTACtgaagagagagagagtgtgtcaTAGTTGATTTGCTGGCCATTTCTAGCCAGACTCCGTTCCGTCACTCAAGTCGAGGGTGAGACATGCTTTTTCATTTTCTCTCACTGGTTTCTGAAGATACGTTACATGTCTTCTAATCAAAATCTTGTATTATGCATGGAGGCTTTTGGTGATTGTTTTATCAGTGCAGGAAGGGAAACAACATCATTCACAAGTGTTTTTTAATCCCACTGTAGTTAATAGTTTTTACCCTTTTTCTAGTCAACTACATGCTGTCTCTCTGGAGATAGGAGATTGCCGCTATTCATCACGGCTAATTAGGGCATCTCCTAATATTGCCAACATCGGAACTGTCATCATCCCAAAGCTGCTGGCTAAGATGAAGCAAGCCCAAAGCAAAGCAAGATTGGGATTTGTTAATGTACTCGTAACTAGTAAAACAAACACTCCCAGATTCTTTATATGGATTTTTTGTCTTGGGCCTCCTGCATCTCACTGAGCATTACCTTTTCTCAAGCCCGCCCTACTAACCGAAATGATCTCAATCTTTGTGTTTGATTTCCCCTAATCTGAATTTAGATTTAAGATCGGCACAACACTCTCTGATGCATAACTTTATTGAATGATTTTTGggcagtttttctttttttcttagctCACTTGCACAATAAAGTTTGAGAAGGTATCCAGTGGTATTTTtgtctttcttttttgtttctgtGTTAATCCACTTTTGCGATATATATTTAGATAAATTAGTGTCTCTCTTTTTTATGAGCAGTGTCTGATGGATGCCCGCATGCAGATTGAACGCGAGATAGAAACTAAAACCAAGTCCTCCTTGAAAGAAGGGTTAGGTCAACAGCTTAAAACTGTATGTACTCGGTCTTTTTTCTGTATTTTTTATTTAACCCCTTCTTTTTTGCACAGTTTGTTTTGGATCtcatcatcattttctttttttcacaCAGGATCATATGGAGGAGTCCAAAGACTTAACAAGAGATTGCCTAAACAAAGTGGTATGTTAAATGCAATCACCCTTTGTATGCTTACAATGTCTGCTGCTTTTGTTTTTCTGTAAGCATGAGCGAACAAGGAAGTTACCTGCAACATGTGTGTGTTGTATTTGCTGTTTATCTTTTTTGGCCTAGAGTATGTTCCAAGATATACAAGTTACTTGCAACACTAATGTATCATATGCATTTTTTTAACACAGCCGCACACAGGTATAGCTTTTGAAGTTGAAGGAGGGAAACCTGGGAGTGATAGAAATGAAGAAGGCGGAGATAAGTTGTGTTAAAGATACTGATTTAGAAGAGAGAGAGGCTATGATGTCGAGATCACTGACACTGAAGCATCAGAGGGTTTGCTATACGAAGAAGAGGGTTTGCTATACGAAGAAGTTCTGACATTTGGTGTGTAACACTTTATCTATAAATATCCactttttgtttttttgtgttggaatattaggcaagttcatgattaattccagtaaataattcatgactagaagagatactagcatgtaataatctagcaaactagaagaacagcaagacatgcgtAACAGCAGCAAGCATGTAACAATAGTTGTAGAAATAGACATGAAcaaaggatgttggacgtactgatcgttagctattatgggtgtgacagtgttgatgacgatgttggcgacgatctgctgctgacggtgatgaatacgacgatgagtagcaccgcccgacttggacggaagacgacccgtgatgacgaatttgagcagtcgcgcacaacgcttcccaaaaacctaatttgtcctctcccggtgcagggtCGCAAAGACGagcggttccggagacctgctctcccacgcgttGATGCACGCCAgtgtttgggatggagtagactacgatggcggcgcaagttgtgagatgaggcaaaaccctaggtgtttttcggtgtatctctggccgcagccggtagctgtatatatattaggaccagaggcggtattgtgtcgcgaccacaatcccaaaccgactcggtttctaatttgtatacttaccggacaagaaatcaaaaacttgtctgtcaagacataaaaaaataaaacggcaaaaggaagctgcgctcctgcaaggagacggaccggatttcggcggaccattcacgcgcatgtcgcatgtacgccccgccccgccccgccccgccccggcccggcCAAGCCaagcgaggcgagcgagcgcgcgcgtgtggttttccctttctcttctcacacaccacttagagtggtggagagaacccactatataaagaggtccaactcttcttcaacttccaaggtgggactaaacttagcaccaccacttgccattttacacatgggctttgagatttcagaaattgctatgggtcttttcacatgtcttgatgactttgcattatctttagaattgttcactttagcgataaccgtttggttattacaattcataagaatagccggtacaggtttttcaacaaccggcaagtccatcaagagctcacgcagccattctgcctcaacagtagctgtgtctaaagcagttaattctgcttccatagttgacctcgtcaatatggtttgcttacaagacctccatgacactgcgccaccaccataagtaaatacatacccacttgttgcgtaaagtacatcaacatcggagatccaatttgaatcactatatccttctagcacagcaggatgccctgaataagtaattccgtaactcatagtacctctcagatagcgcaagaccctttctagtgcatgccaatgatcatcacccgggttggacatgaacctactcagtttgctcacagcaaaagagatatctggtcttgtagcgctagctaagtacatgagtgaaccgacaatttgagagtatcttaattgatctctcgtttctttcttgttctttctgagtgtcacgctgggatcataaggtgttggagaaggcttgctatccataaaaccgaatcggttcaagaccttctcaacatagtgagattgcgttaatgtaatcccactctcatccttaataagtttgatgtttagaattacatcggcttctcccagatctttcatgtcaaaactttttgatagaaaagacttgacctcattaattgcattaatgtttgtaccaaagatcagtatgtcgtccacatacaaacataatatgacactatcgacacacctatcagcctcgttaatgacaaatcctgcagaagtcaaagttctttcaaacttctcatgccattgcttaggtgcctgtttcagaccatacaaagattttaacaacttgcacacctttctctcttcaccctttaccacaaacccgtcaggctgatccatatagatctcctcttccaactctccattgagaaaagctgtctttacatccatttgatgaatgataagaccataagaggcagccaaggaaagtaacactcgaatggtggtcattctagcaacgggtgaataggtgtcaaagtaatcttcgccttctttctaagtgtagcccttggccactagctgcgccttgtacttatcaatagtaccatcaggctttagcttctttttgaacacccacttacagcccacaggtttacaaccatatggtctatcagttagttcccaagttccattagaaagaattgagtccatctcattatgaacaacttctttccaatcatctacatccggagatgcatatgcttctgcaatcgtcttgggtgtgtcgtccacaaggtatacaatgaaatcatcaccaaaggattttgcaatcctttgtctcttgttccttctaggaacttcattgttatccttctcaaggacttcctcatgtgattgttcgaaatattcatcagttgtactagattcaggaattgtctcagaagaaaatctagcagtgctatgcatatctttcataggaaatatgttctcaaaaaatgttgcatcacgagattccattatagtatcaacatgcatatcaagtacttcagattttaccactaaaaacctataagcaatgctccgttgagcataccctagaaaagacacaatccactgtctttggtccaagtttgcgtttcttaggaataggaatattaacctttgccaaacatccccaagtgcgcaaataagaaagtgatggttttctcccaacccactcctcataaggggttttctctttattattgttgggaactctattcaggacatgacatgaagtcaatagagcctccccccaccatgccttagataaaccagaagtgtctaacatggcattgaccaagtcagtcaatgtgcggtttttcctctcggccactccatttgattgaggtgaatagggaggcgtcctctcatgaataataccatgttcctcacaaaattcatcaaaaacttttggaaaatactctccaccacgatcggacctaagacgcttgatctttctctctagttgattttcaacttcagctttatagattttaaagtagtctaatgcttcatctttagtttgcaacaaataaacatagcaaaatctagtcgcatcatcaatcaaagtcatgaaatatctctttccaccttttgtcaacacaccattcatctcacaaagatcagaatgtatgagttctagaggtgccaagtttctctcctcggcagccttatgaggctttcgaggttgcttagattgcacacaactatggcacttagaacctttggcaactgtgaagttcggaattaaactcatgctggatagccgagacattaaaccaaaattaatatgacataaacgagagtgccaaatacttgcatcatcattaacactagcacaaatttggtttattgacttattgcaaaaatctgaaagagaaaagcggaacaagcctccgtactcatagccttttcctataaattgtccaaatcttgacacgattactttattggactctaaaactaccttaaaaccatctcgacatagaagggagccgctaactagattcttgtttatagtagggacatgctgcacgttccttagttgcacgatctttcccgaagtaaacttcagatccaccgtgccaatgccacgaacagaagcatgtgacccattccccattaggacggaagaatcccttgcgacctgataagaagtaaacagggagatgtcagcacacacatgaacgttagcacccgaatcaatccaccacgaagatgattgaaatactgaaagcacaataggtaaattaccatacccatcagtattgctagcggtcaccatgttgacagtcttggagcttgttttccctctgcggtctgcacgttcagggcattccttggaaaagtgtccaggcttcccacaggcgtagcactctagctcagccttgttgaacttcttcttcttgaaggtagtagtcttggtaggcttgttggaaacaggtttgttcttccctttgttcttgttctgtgggtacctctgcaccatgttagcagtaggctgaacctcacctcctttttcagtggtatctttagcccgagctttttcttcaacatcaagagatgcaatcagattttcaactgatatctcctgtctcttatgcttcagagttgtggcgaaattcctccatgaaggaggcaactttgcaatcatgcatccagccacgaatttgtcgggtagaacacatttaaggagttcaagttccttcacaatgcactgtatctcatgagcttgttcaaccacagaacggttattcaccatcttgtagtcatgaaaactctccatgatatacagttcactgcctgcatctgttgcaccgaattttgcattcagtgtatcccacagaatttttccatcgtttatgtgcatgtacacatcacacagacggtcagcaagaacactcagaatgcatcccacaaacatagtattggcttcctggaattttctccgatcttcgtcggtcattccctctggagcaccaacactagcgtggaaaactttcagagcagtaagccagagcgtggtcttcacctgccacctcttaaagtgcacaccggtaaacttatccggcctcagtgcatcagcgaatccagccatagttaactcaggaaattgcctaaaatttaggtttttggattgttggaatattaggcaagttcatgattaattccagtaaataattcatgactagaagagatactagcatgcaataatctagcaaactagaagaacagcaagacatgcataacagcagcaagcatgtaacaatagctgtagaaacagacatgaacaaaggatgttggacgtactgatcgttagctattatgggtgcgacagtgttgatgacgatgttggcaacGATCTGCTGCTggcggcgatgaatacgacgatgagtagcaccgcccgacttggacggaagacgacccgtgatgacgaatttgagcagtcgcgcacagcgcttcccaaaaacctaattcgtcctctcccggtgcaggatcgcaaagacgaacggttccggagacctgctctcccacgcgccgatgcacgccggcgtttgggatggagtagactacgatggcggcgcaagttgtgagatgaggcaaaaccctaggtgtttttcggtgtatctctggccgcagccggtagctgtatatatattaggaccagaggcggtattgtgtcgcgaccacaatcccaaaccgactcggtttctaattcgtatacttaccggacaacaaatcaaaaacttgtctgccaagacataaaaaaataaaacggcaaaaggaagctgcgctcctgcaaggagacggaccggatttcggcggaccattcatgCGCATATCGCATGtacgcgccgccccgccccgccccgccccgccccgcccggcCTGGGCCGGGNNNNNNNNNNNNNNNNNNNNNNNNNNNNNNNNNNNNNNNNNNNNNNNNNNNNNNNNNNNNNNNNNNNNNNNNNNNNNNNNNNNNNNNcggcccggcccggcccggcgcggcgcggcgaggcgaggcgggcgagcgagcgcgcgcgtgtggttttccctttctcttctcacacaccacttagagtggtggagagaacccactatataaagaggtccaactcttcttcaacttccaaggtgggactaaacttagcaccaccacttgccattttacacatgggctttgagatttcagaaattgctatgggcctagcccattaattctaacattTTGTTTTTGTTGTTTAAAAAAAATAGACAGTGCATGAACTGTGTTGCCTCTTTTTTCTTGCACCAACCTAacgtattttttttgttttttccctcCGCCAGCTGAGTAAGAGTGCTCAAAGGAAAGAACAACGGGAAGCTCTTTGGAATGAAAAAAGAAGGTACATCActactttctttttcttttttcatcagTTGGggttccatttttttatagttttccaGCTCAAATAAATTCACACACCTTTTTACCTTCTATATCTTTTTGCAGCAGAGAGCAAGGATTGACCCAACCACAATAAAGGCCACCGTTGATGAGATTGCAACTAAAGCTTACAGCAGTGTGCCATACTTCTTTGAGATTGTCAATCTCGTGTGGAAGAGCCACCGCAGGGCCCAGCTTGTTAGGAACAATGGTTTTGGCTATCTGCTGGAGCTGGTCGACTGTCCTGTACCCAGGGGGTTTGTGCACTGGATTGCTGATAATGTTGACACACAAGCCGAAACAACTGTTTTGAACAAGAGCATTCCACTCAACGCTCAGTCAGTGGAGTTTGTGTTGGGGATTCCTTCAGGGTTTTACCTGACAGAGAGAACGTACAACTGGGGGAGGAGCAAACTTTTCCTCTCGTTTAGCTATACATAGgctttttttgcttttttgttgTGTGTTTGCTACGTCCATGGCCAAGATCATAGGTACAACGGGCCAAACAGAcagtaaaaacaaaaaaaaaaaaacaagcaaggccATACCACAAGCCCATCACGGGGAATTAAAACCCATTAGGGAGGGATGCCAAGCAGGCCTAATCTATCAAGGATGACGTCAGccgactgagacttcgcgaagtcttaATCCACTGAGACCTAGACAGTCCCAAAAATAAATCGTTGCAAGACACACTTGGCTTAAATAAAGGACGTCGATATCTCCCGAACGCTCGGGAAAGGAAGAGCCAAACGCTCGGGAAAGGAAGAGCCAGATCGAACATTATGTTCCATCCAAAAGAGCCGAGCGagatcactaattgaggagtactccaaGGTCACTCCATCCTCTCTAGATTGCGACAAGTGGCACACTGTAAAATTTTCTTTTTttcatagattcgtttattcaaacgTTTTATTTCTTAAACCgcgcgtccaaatctcgaaccccTTTCATCGTTGAATTTCTCGTTTccagatcttcaaaactagatctcatgttcataagttttgacaaactttttttctcaaaaaaaaaacagacGAAAAAACCCGGGCGAGAAAACCATGCCTTTTGCGGAAGAAAAAAGAAAACgctcgtttctgagaggcacgaccgtgcctctcacaGAAAAAAATGTAAACACATTtctttcgttttcgagaggcacggccgtgcctctcatgaagcaaaaccgtgtctctctTGGAAGCAAAAGATCGTTTTTTATTTCTAAGAGGCACGGGCATGGCTCTCGCAGAAGCACAACAgtgcctcttgcgaaagcaaaAAAAACACGACTCTTttccttttccgagaggcacggtcgtgcctcttacggaagcaaaactgtgactcttgtgaaagcaagaaaagaaaagaaacacgtTTTTTTCAGTTAtgagaggcacaaccgtgcctcttgcggaagcaaaataATGCCTGTAACGAAAAAATGTATTGATTTTGCATACAAAAAATAATTCAAAAAGCTAAAAAAATCCATCTATAAAGCCAAAAATATGTGCAGAAAAAATTCGGAGGAAACACCCAGGGCGTGACACGTGATGCTGGCTttgaggttggcttagttgggttttttggactcgtaatgctacacctacgtaatcccagttacgtaattaacgtaatgtgaaacgtgtgagctattgattgtagattgggggagggaggggcccaccaccatgaaaatcagggaggagagagagagacaatttacgttaaccctttcgtaggttcccgtagatgtagaaagatgtgaaatgcgtgaatgtgtagtggatgtactattggagtgcctaagataaattgtgtatgtagaccctatgtgtttatttactttgcatgttagctttgtctcggttcaattaAAATAGAAAGcagatttggtgatgatggtgtgcctgccatcctgcaatataggccgtccgacctatatctaatggataggaaggaaactatgacaatttacccgcactcctctccacatttgtagataacgccttccctcgttcatccttttctcccacaagatcttgatgttccgtgcaacacatgggaatcttgctagtactcctacaatatactatttTGTTGTGAAAGCTCATATAcgccggccgagattaatgcaaacacggcagattttcattacatttcaaacttttataggacaaaaaaataaaagaaacctaaCCCTGAACCTATTCTACGGtggtgaccgacgtcctccatctgcgatctccatgtacaggGGCAGGGTTCAAGACAAAGGTGCagtctccgacgaggaagagtagaacacgggagacggaccggccagttggcacaccatgccctgccacctcccatgccctaatcatcctcggaggagtccccgacctcggttgtgctggacgttggacggcggcaagtaggacgcatggctgacggtgcCCCTGTCATCGGCCGCCATCGTGGCCACCACTTGTGCGGTCGAGTCCGCGTCCttctacgccgctattgcgtcgcgagcagcgacttgggcgagggcggcgacctcgagcttcatgcCCGAAGATAaagctctcccgtagagcgttcacgctcgcggtcatggcggatgtggcgcCAGATAGcaggatgatgcgctatggtgtggagttagctgggcattgccgctttaagtagcgcattccggtgaggccaaagcGTCCGGGCATGTCATTAAGTTGCCGGAGTTTGTTCCTCGGGCACTgagcctcttaacaacgacatacgGACAGACGGAATGAATGTGGGCAGCTGCTGCTGGCtaggaacgcaccgcgcgatggcgtgagggacgagggtctttggtgtgccagggtagtcagctgcggtcgtggcaaagttggagatgccctttgctcacatgcgacccgACATGTCAttgaaaagcaagacgacccggcatggtctcaggtcccgGGGATGTAgctggccgcgctacaccactccatgaacgcgtcgcggcgcgcgcgcacttcggcgccccgtgcatcctcgacgagccgggtatTGATCTGCTAGTCGTGCCATAGCGCTTACCCCACCCTTGGCACACCGAAACCGACCGTGTCCAACGACGATGAGCGTGTCAGTCACCGCGGTCGCCCTGTCCTGAGGCATTGCTGGAGTTGtgccacgttgctggcccccacaacccacatgaacggttgtcggtggcgaggaggtcgtgggccagctcctccattggactagtctgcgctacgtcgtcccgacaggtgtgccccacatgtcggtttccctcttttcccggccatattcgagcgtcggtGCTCCGCCTTGTGCATTAGGCGCAGAACGTgatttttgtgccctggttcaaatgtggtacagtaccaagttgttaccctagccccaagtgtggtggttttgggtacggtgccacccttttccttttcaagtagtgaagcgtaacacttgattaagtagccggatggtatgataaatgtaggtgtccgactgtttgaaagaataattgaggtgttCCCGGttcgtgcccgcatttaggggtccaacttaccatgttccgacagtagtaactatactagtccctgcatactccctctgtttttgtttactccgcattttagctttgctcaaagtcaaactttgtaaatttTCACAAAGTTCATAGacaaaaataataacatatacaataacaaatcaataccattagattcattattgaatatactttcacatcatatatatttgctattgtaaatgttcatatttctactcttactagcaggGTGCCCGTGCGTTggacgtaacatcaagatgcatttgtatgactactttatcttgtgagagaaaaggatgaatgagggaaggccttatttgcaattgtggagaggtgtgtgggtacctttttgcaaaattgccctagtttccttcctatccgtcaattATAaaccggacggcctatattgtaggatggcaggcacaccatcatcaccaactctgtttttataagagtccgTCCGGTTTATATCTgatgaataggaaggaaactatggcaattttgcaaaaagatacccacacccctctccacatttgtaaataaggccttccctcattcgttcttttctcccacaagataaactactcatacaaatgcatcttgatgttccgtgcaacgcacgggcatcttgctagtgtacataaaaaagcagagtttgtgatgatggtgttcctgccatcccgcaatataggtcgtccgatctatatctaacggataggaaggaaactatgacaatttacccgcactcctctccacatttgcagataaggctttccctcgttcatccttttctcccacatgatcttgatgttccatgcaacgcacgggcatcttgctagttttctataaacttggtcgaattttatgaagtttgacttcagtcaaacctaatatgcagagtaaataaaaacaaagggagtatctTACTtcgtgaccaagacggaagggaaactgagataacttattatttatttgagcctttcaagtataatCATGCGGTGTTGCTTATTCATCATTCCTCTCcagccctcttctccatcgatcatgccgccctctggtcgagtccatcctcccgcatgcatcatttgaacattctgccgagtatcattcgcatgtgggcctagaccatgcttgtatttccaatgttgtaatttgtccgacat
Proteins encoded in this window:
- the LOC123040583 gene encoding uncharacterized protein isoform X2 — encoded protein: MYGSGWRKFYDDNMLGKGQMVVFFLDEPSPRAAICVIQVGNGSEDEQPMEEGDPIEDSDSDDEDGEASSDDGEGIVRTRGLLLTETEGFQLQGLLPLSDDFIGFPFVHRLTKTDNCLGMMRENGGGRKPHHGAATSKVSAAELAGDEMLGDACEEMLGDPSAPPESSRPADEIEREIETKTKSSLKEGLGQQLKTDHMEESKDLTRDCLNKVPHTGIAFEVEGGKPGSDRNEEGGDKLC
- the LOC123040583 gene encoding uncharacterized protein isoform X1, whose product is MYGSGWRKFYDDNMLGKGQMVVFFLDEPSPRAAICVIQVGNGSEDEQPMEEGDPIEDSDSDDEDGEASSDDGEGIVRTRGLLLTETEGFQLQGLLPLSDDFIGFPFVHRLTKTDNCLGMMRENGGGRKPHHGAATSKVSAAELAGDEMLGDACEEMLGDPSAPPESSRPADECLMDARMQIEREIETKTKSSLKEGLGQQLKTDHMEESKDLTRDCLNKVPHTGIAFEVEGGKPGSDRNEEGGDKLC
- the LOC123040583 gene encoding uncharacterized protein isoform X5, yielding MLGDACEEMLGDPSAPPESSRPADECLMDARMQIEREIETKTKSSLKEGLGQQLKTDHMEESKDLTRDCLNKVPHTGIAFEVEGGKPGSDRNEEGGDKLC
- the LOC123040583 gene encoding uncharacterized protein isoform X6, with amino-acid sequence MLGDACEEMLGDPSAPPESSRPADEIEREIETKTKSSLKEGLGQQLKTDHMEESKDLTRDCLNKVPHTGIAFEVEGGKPGSDRNEEGGDKLC